One window of Kryptolebias marmoratus isolate JLee-2015 linkage group LG3, ASM164957v2, whole genome shotgun sequence genomic DNA carries:
- the ubl5 gene encoding ubiquitin-like protein 5, giving the protein MIEVVCNDRLGKKVRVKCNSEDTIGDLKKLIAAQTGTRHDKIVLKKWYTIFKDHVTLGDYEIHDGMNLELYYQ; this is encoded by the exons atgatCGAGGTGGTTTGCAACGATCGTCTGGGCAAGAAAGTCCGAGTCAAATGCAA CTCAGAAGATACGATTGGAGACCTGAAGAAGCTCATTGCTGCTCAGACAGGAACACGACACGACAAGATCGTATTAAAGAAATG GTATACTATATTCAAGGACCACGTGACTCTTGGTGACT ATGAAATCCACGACGGGATGAACCTGGAGTTGTACTACCAGTAG
- the pin1 gene encoding peptidyl-prolyl cis-trans isomerase NIMA-interacting 1 encodes MADEENLPPGWEKRMSRTSGKVYYFNHITNASQWERPVGDGRGEPEKVRCSHLLVKHNQSRRPSSWREQNITRSKDEALDLIQKYIEQIKSEQETFESLASQFSDCSSAKNGGDLGAFGRGQMQKPFEDASFALKVGDMSGPVFTDSGVHIILRTG; translated from the exons ATGGCAGACGAAGAGAATTTACCGCCTGGATGGGAGAAAAGAATGAGTCGCACCTCAG GCAAAGTGTACTACTTCAATCACATCACCAACGCCAGCCAGTGGGAGCGTCCGGTGGGAGACGGCCGTGGAGAGCCAGAAAAG gtcCGCTGCTCTCACCTGCTGGTGAAACATAATCAGTCCCGTCGCCCCTCGTCCTGGAGGGAACAAAATATTACACGGAGTAAAGACGAGGCGTTGGATCTCATCCAGA aGTACATAGAACAGATCAAGTCTGAACAGGAGACGTTCGAGTCCTTAGCCTCGCAGTTCAGCGACTGTAGCTCGGCCAAGAACGGCGGAGATCTGGGGGCGTTTGGCCGAG gTCAGATGCAGAAGCCTTTTGAAGATGCCTCCTTCGCCCTGAAAGTGGGCGACATGAGTGGTCCCGTTTTTACCGACTCTGGAGTCCACATCATCTTACGCACCGGCTGa
- the LOC108242118 gene encoding proto-oncogene vav isoform X1: MELWRQCAMWLIECRVLPESHRVTWDGAQVCDLAQALRDGVLLCQLLNNLIPQAVNLKEINLRPQMSQFLCLKNIRTFLGVCQDRFHLRKNDLFEAFELFDVRDFGKVINTLSILSHSPIALQKELQPFPLEGSAPDDEIYSGLSDQIDDTVDEDDDLYDFVEDEDNEGDEIYEDLMRIEEQPGPQKVEVDKRECCLQELRQTEEKYSDTLESILQHFMRPLEKFLQAQDIESIFINIKELASTHHSLLDEIRNSIFHHNAKNLYQVFVKYKERLLLYGHYCSQVEASTKHLDKLSMMKEDIRMKLEECSKRANSGRFSLRDLLMVPMQRVLKYPLLLQELLKHTTDPTDKENLRTALDAMRDLAQCINEVKRDNEIIKQITTFQMSIENLTQSLALFGRPKIDGELKICSLEKKSKQDRYAFLFDKAVIICKRKSGETFELKEIIELNHYQIRDEPSGEKDNKKWSYLFLLLDCYSKCGYDFFFKTRELKKKWLEQFEMAMSNMCPDNATTNNHDFQMHCFEETTTCKACSMLLRGTFFQGYQCTRCKMVSHKECLGRVPACGRSSDHYVTTSKTKSHKSSKHASCGFPKMEVCQEYYGLPPPPVGFGQPLQLFKGDIIELTRADADLAWWEGRNLTTGLMGWFPCQKVQPYISRPAPDLSGFLWFAGHMDRNAAKNLLMPRSNGTFLVRQKDAGEFAISLKFNMDIRHIRITSSEGLYRINEKKAFRSLVEMIEFYQKNSLKEYFRDVDTTLQTPYKQPEQSGSSNNTPNTTPGGSIRSLGVARARYDYSARDRTELSLQEGDTIRILSKKGHSGWWRGEVYGRVGLFPANYVEEDFSDYC; encoded by the exons atggagcTGTGGCGACAGTGCGCGATGTGGTTGATCGAGTGCCGGGTTCTTCCTGAGAGCCACCGAGTCACATGGGATGGTGCTCAG GTGTGTGACCTGGCTCAAGCTCTGAGAGATGGCGTGCTGCTCTGCCAGCTGCTCAACAATCTGATTCCTCAGGCTGTCAACCTGAAAGAGATCAACCTGCGGCCACAGATGTCccaa ttcttgTGCCTGAAAAACATCCGAACGTTTCTGGGAGTTTGTCAAGACAGGTTCCATCTCAGGAAGAACGACCTGTTTGAAGCATTCGAGCTGTTTGACGTGCGAGACTTTGGAAAG GTCATAAACACTTTGTCCATCCTGTCTCATTCTCCTATTGCGCTACAGAAAGAACTCCA ACCTTTTCCTTTGGAAGGATCTGCTCCTGATGATGAGATCTACAGCGGCCTGTCGGACCAGATAGA CGACACAGTGGATGAGGATGACGACTTGTACGATTTCGTGGAGGATGAAGACAACGAAGGCGATGAGATCTATGAAGATTTGATGAGGATAGAGGAACAGCCTGGACCT CAGAAGGTGGAAGTCGACAAGCGAGAGTGCTGCCTGCAGGAACTCcgacaaactgaagagaaataCTCAGACACTCTGGAATCTATCTTACAG CACTTTATGAGGCCTCTTGAAAAGTTTCTTCAGGCTCAGGACATTGAAAGTATCTTCATCAACATAAAG GAGTTGGCGAGCACACACCACAGTTTGCTGGACGAAATCCGGAACTCCATCTTCCATCACAACGCCAAGAATCTCTACCAGGTGTTTGTGAAGTACAAGGAGAG gctCCTGCTGTACGGTCATTACTGCAGTCAGGTGGAAGCATCGACGAAGCACCTCGACAAGCTCTCCATGATGAAGGAGGACATCAGGATGAAACTGGAG GAGTGTTCGAAGAGAGCGAACAGCGGCCGTTTTTCTCTCAGAGATTTACTCATGGTTCCCATGCAGAGAGTCCTCAAATATCCCCTGCTCTTACAG GAGCTGCTGAAACACACCACTGACCCCACAGACAAGGAGAACCTCCGAACAGCCCTCGACGCCATGAGA GACCTGGCACAGTGTATAAATGAAGTGAAACGAGACAATGAGATCATTAAACAAATCACCACCTTTCAGATGTCCATAGAAAACTTG actCAGTCTTTGGCTCTCTTTGGTCGGCCCAAGATCGACGGCGAGCTGAAGATCTGCAGCTTGGAGAAAAAGTCCAAACAAGACAG GTACGCGTTCCTCTTCGACAAAGCTGTGATCATTTGTAAACGGAAGAGCGGAGAGACCTTTGAGCTTAAGGAGATCATTGAACTGAATCACTACCAGATACGAGACGAACCCAGTGGGGAGAAGGACAATAAAAAG TGGTCCTATTTGTTCCTCTTGCTGGACTGCTATAGCAAGTGTGGCTAcgatttctttttcaaaaccaGAGAACTGAAGAAGAAATGGCTGGAACAGTTCGAGATGGCCAT GTCAAACATGTGTCCTGATAACGCCACAACAAATAATCACGACTTCCAGATGCACTGCTTTGAGGAAACCACCACCTGCAAGGCCTGTTCGATGTTGTTAAG AGGGACGTTTTTCCAGGGCTATCAGTGCACTCGTTGTAAAATGGTGTCACATAAAGAGTGTTTAGGCAGAGTTCCAGCATGTGGACGAAGCTCGG ATCATTACGTCACCACGAGTAAG ACTAAATCACACAAGTCCTCTAAACATGCTAGCTGTG GGTTTCCCAAGATGGAGGTGTGTCAGGAGTATTACGGTTTGCCGCCGCCCCCCGTGGGCTTCGGCCAGCCTCTTCAGCTCTTTAAAGGCGACATCATCGAGCTGACCCGGGCCGACGCCGACCTGGCCTGGTGGGAG GGACGGAACCTGACAACAGGTTTGATGGGATGGTTCCCATGTCAGAAGGTGCAGCCCTACATCTCT AGACCGGCCCCAGACCTGTCTGGTTTCCTCTG GTTTGCAGGTCACATGGACCGCAACGCAGCCAAAAACCTGCTGATGCCGCGCTCCAATGGGACCTTCCTGGTGCGGCAGAAAGATGCAGGAGAGTTTGCGATCAGCCTCAA GTTCAACATGGACATCAGACACATTAGGATCACCTCCTCCGAGGGCCTGTATCGCATCAACGAAAAGAAAGCATTCAGGAGTTTAGTC GAGATGATTGAGTTTTACCAGAAGAACTCGCTCAAAGAGTACTTCAGGGACGTGGACACGACACTGCAGACCCCGTACAAACAACCGGAGCAAAGCGGCTCATCTAACAACACACCAAACACCACACCGG GGGGCAGCATCAGAAGCCTGGGTGTGGCGAGGGCCAGGTACGACTACTCGGCCAGGGACCGCACGGAGCTCTCGCTGCAGGAGGGGGACACCATCAGGATCCTCTCCAAAAAGGGTCACAGCGGCTGGTGGAGAGGAGAGGTTTACGGACGG GTGGGGCTCTTTCCTGCCAACTACGTGGAAGAGGATTTCTCTGATTACTGCTGA
- the LOC108242118 gene encoding proto-oncogene vav isoform X2 yields the protein MELWRQCAMWLIECRVLPESHRVTWDGAQVCDLAQALRDGVLLCQLLNNLIPQAVNLKEINLRPQMSQFLCLKNIRTFLGVCQDRFHLRKNDLFEAFELFDVRDFGKVINTLSILSHSPIALQKELQPFPLEGSAPDDEIYSGLSDQIDDTVDEDDDLYDFVEDEDNEGDEIYEDLMRIEEQPGPKVEVDKRECCLQELRQTEEKYSDTLESILQHFMRPLEKFLQAQDIESIFINIKELASTHHSLLDEIRNSIFHHNAKNLYQVFVKYKERLLLYGHYCSQVEASTKHLDKLSMMKEDIRMKLEECSKRANSGRFSLRDLLMVPMQRVLKYPLLLQELLKHTTDPTDKENLRTALDAMRDLAQCINEVKRDNEIIKQITTFQMSIENLTQSLALFGRPKIDGELKICSLEKKSKQDRYAFLFDKAVIICKRKSGETFELKEIIELNHYQIRDEPSGEKDNKKWSYLFLLLDCYSKCGYDFFFKTRELKKKWLEQFEMAMSNMCPDNATTNNHDFQMHCFEETTTCKACSMLLRGTFFQGYQCTRCKMVSHKECLGRVPACGRSSDHYVTTSKTKSHKSSKHASCGFPKMEVCQEYYGLPPPPVGFGQPLQLFKGDIIELTRADADLAWWEGRNLTTGLMGWFPCQKVQPYISRPAPDLSGFLWFAGHMDRNAAKNLLMPRSNGTFLVRQKDAGEFAISLKFNMDIRHIRITSSEGLYRINEKKAFRSLVEMIEFYQKNSLKEYFRDVDTTLQTPYKQPEQSGSSNNTPNTTPGGSIRSLGVARARYDYSARDRTELSLQEGDTIRILSKKGHSGWWRGEVYGRVGLFPANYVEEDFSDYC from the exons atggagcTGTGGCGACAGTGCGCGATGTGGTTGATCGAGTGCCGGGTTCTTCCTGAGAGCCACCGAGTCACATGGGATGGTGCTCAG GTGTGTGACCTGGCTCAAGCTCTGAGAGATGGCGTGCTGCTCTGCCAGCTGCTCAACAATCTGATTCCTCAGGCTGTCAACCTGAAAGAGATCAACCTGCGGCCACAGATGTCccaa ttcttgTGCCTGAAAAACATCCGAACGTTTCTGGGAGTTTGTCAAGACAGGTTCCATCTCAGGAAGAACGACCTGTTTGAAGCATTCGAGCTGTTTGACGTGCGAGACTTTGGAAAG GTCATAAACACTTTGTCCATCCTGTCTCATTCTCCTATTGCGCTACAGAAAGAACTCCA ACCTTTTCCTTTGGAAGGATCTGCTCCTGATGATGAGATCTACAGCGGCCTGTCGGACCAGATAGA CGACACAGTGGATGAGGATGACGACTTGTACGATTTCGTGGAGGATGAAGACAACGAAGGCGATGAGATCTATGAAGATTTGATGAGGATAGAGGAACAGCCTGGACCT AAGGTGGAAGTCGACAAGCGAGAGTGCTGCCTGCAGGAACTCcgacaaactgaagagaaataCTCAGACACTCTGGAATCTATCTTACAG CACTTTATGAGGCCTCTTGAAAAGTTTCTTCAGGCTCAGGACATTGAAAGTATCTTCATCAACATAAAG GAGTTGGCGAGCACACACCACAGTTTGCTGGACGAAATCCGGAACTCCATCTTCCATCACAACGCCAAGAATCTCTACCAGGTGTTTGTGAAGTACAAGGAGAG gctCCTGCTGTACGGTCATTACTGCAGTCAGGTGGAAGCATCGACGAAGCACCTCGACAAGCTCTCCATGATGAAGGAGGACATCAGGATGAAACTGGAG GAGTGTTCGAAGAGAGCGAACAGCGGCCGTTTTTCTCTCAGAGATTTACTCATGGTTCCCATGCAGAGAGTCCTCAAATATCCCCTGCTCTTACAG GAGCTGCTGAAACACACCACTGACCCCACAGACAAGGAGAACCTCCGAACAGCCCTCGACGCCATGAGA GACCTGGCACAGTGTATAAATGAAGTGAAACGAGACAATGAGATCATTAAACAAATCACCACCTTTCAGATGTCCATAGAAAACTTG actCAGTCTTTGGCTCTCTTTGGTCGGCCCAAGATCGACGGCGAGCTGAAGATCTGCAGCTTGGAGAAAAAGTCCAAACAAGACAG GTACGCGTTCCTCTTCGACAAAGCTGTGATCATTTGTAAACGGAAGAGCGGAGAGACCTTTGAGCTTAAGGAGATCATTGAACTGAATCACTACCAGATACGAGACGAACCCAGTGGGGAGAAGGACAATAAAAAG TGGTCCTATTTGTTCCTCTTGCTGGACTGCTATAGCAAGTGTGGCTAcgatttctttttcaaaaccaGAGAACTGAAGAAGAAATGGCTGGAACAGTTCGAGATGGCCAT GTCAAACATGTGTCCTGATAACGCCACAACAAATAATCACGACTTCCAGATGCACTGCTTTGAGGAAACCACCACCTGCAAGGCCTGTTCGATGTTGTTAAG AGGGACGTTTTTCCAGGGCTATCAGTGCACTCGTTGTAAAATGGTGTCACATAAAGAGTGTTTAGGCAGAGTTCCAGCATGTGGACGAAGCTCGG ATCATTACGTCACCACGAGTAAG ACTAAATCACACAAGTCCTCTAAACATGCTAGCTGTG GGTTTCCCAAGATGGAGGTGTGTCAGGAGTATTACGGTTTGCCGCCGCCCCCCGTGGGCTTCGGCCAGCCTCTTCAGCTCTTTAAAGGCGACATCATCGAGCTGACCCGGGCCGACGCCGACCTGGCCTGGTGGGAG GGACGGAACCTGACAACAGGTTTGATGGGATGGTTCCCATGTCAGAAGGTGCAGCCCTACATCTCT AGACCGGCCCCAGACCTGTCTGGTTTCCTCTG GTTTGCAGGTCACATGGACCGCAACGCAGCCAAAAACCTGCTGATGCCGCGCTCCAATGGGACCTTCCTGGTGCGGCAGAAAGATGCAGGAGAGTTTGCGATCAGCCTCAA GTTCAACATGGACATCAGACACATTAGGATCACCTCCTCCGAGGGCCTGTATCGCATCAACGAAAAGAAAGCATTCAGGAGTTTAGTC GAGATGATTGAGTTTTACCAGAAGAACTCGCTCAAAGAGTACTTCAGGGACGTGGACACGACACTGCAGACCCCGTACAAACAACCGGAGCAAAGCGGCTCATCTAACAACACACCAAACACCACACCGG GGGGCAGCATCAGAAGCCTGGGTGTGGCGAGGGCCAGGTACGACTACTCGGCCAGGGACCGCACGGAGCTCTCGCTGCAGGAGGGGGACACCATCAGGATCCTCTCCAAAAAGGGTCACAGCGGCTGGTGGAGAGGAGAGGTTTACGGACGG GTGGGGCTCTTTCCTGCCAACTACGTGGAAGAGGATTTCTCTGATTACTGCTGA
- the LOC108242118 gene encoding proto-oncogene vav isoform X3, whose translation MELWRQCAMWLIECRVLPESHRVTWDGAQVCDLAQALRDGVLLCQLLNNLIPQAVNLKEINLRPQMSQFLCLKNIRTFLGVCQDRFHLRKNDLFEAFELFDVRDFGKVINTLSILSHSPIALQKELQPFPLEGSAPDDEIYSGLSDQIDDTVDEDDDLYDFVEDEDNEGDEIYEDLMRIEEQPGPQKVEVDKRECCLQELRQTEEKYSDTLESILQHFMRPLEKFLQAQDIESIFINIKELASTHHSLLDEIRNSIFHHNAKNLYQVFVKYKERLLLYGHYCSQVEASTKHLDKLSMMKEDIRMKLEECSKRANSGRFSLRDLLMVPMQRVLKYPLLLQELLKHTTDPTDKENLRTALDAMRDLAQCINEVKRDNEIIKQITTFQMSIENLTQSLALFGRPKIDGELKICSLEKKSKQDRYAFLFDKAVIICKRKSGETFELKEIIELNHYQIRDEPSGEKDNKKWSYLFLLLDCYSKCGYDFFFKTRELKKKWLEQFEMAMSNMCPDNATTNNHDFQMHCFEETTTCKACSMLLRGTFFQGYQCTRCKMVSHKECLGRVPACGRSSGFPKMEVCQEYYGLPPPPVGFGQPLQLFKGDIIELTRADADLAWWEGRNLTTGLMGWFPCQKVQPYISRPAPDLSGFLWFAGHMDRNAAKNLLMPRSNGTFLVRQKDAGEFAISLKFNMDIRHIRITSSEGLYRINEKKAFRSLVEMIEFYQKNSLKEYFRDVDTTLQTPYKQPEQSGSSNNTPNTTPGGSIRSLGVARARYDYSARDRTELSLQEGDTIRILSKKGHSGWWRGEVYGRVGLFPANYVEEDFSDYC comes from the exons atggagcTGTGGCGACAGTGCGCGATGTGGTTGATCGAGTGCCGGGTTCTTCCTGAGAGCCACCGAGTCACATGGGATGGTGCTCAG GTGTGTGACCTGGCTCAAGCTCTGAGAGATGGCGTGCTGCTCTGCCAGCTGCTCAACAATCTGATTCCTCAGGCTGTCAACCTGAAAGAGATCAACCTGCGGCCACAGATGTCccaa ttcttgTGCCTGAAAAACATCCGAACGTTTCTGGGAGTTTGTCAAGACAGGTTCCATCTCAGGAAGAACGACCTGTTTGAAGCATTCGAGCTGTTTGACGTGCGAGACTTTGGAAAG GTCATAAACACTTTGTCCATCCTGTCTCATTCTCCTATTGCGCTACAGAAAGAACTCCA ACCTTTTCCTTTGGAAGGATCTGCTCCTGATGATGAGATCTACAGCGGCCTGTCGGACCAGATAGA CGACACAGTGGATGAGGATGACGACTTGTACGATTTCGTGGAGGATGAAGACAACGAAGGCGATGAGATCTATGAAGATTTGATGAGGATAGAGGAACAGCCTGGACCT CAGAAGGTGGAAGTCGACAAGCGAGAGTGCTGCCTGCAGGAACTCcgacaaactgaagagaaataCTCAGACACTCTGGAATCTATCTTACAG CACTTTATGAGGCCTCTTGAAAAGTTTCTTCAGGCTCAGGACATTGAAAGTATCTTCATCAACATAAAG GAGTTGGCGAGCACACACCACAGTTTGCTGGACGAAATCCGGAACTCCATCTTCCATCACAACGCCAAGAATCTCTACCAGGTGTTTGTGAAGTACAAGGAGAG gctCCTGCTGTACGGTCATTACTGCAGTCAGGTGGAAGCATCGACGAAGCACCTCGACAAGCTCTCCATGATGAAGGAGGACATCAGGATGAAACTGGAG GAGTGTTCGAAGAGAGCGAACAGCGGCCGTTTTTCTCTCAGAGATTTACTCATGGTTCCCATGCAGAGAGTCCTCAAATATCCCCTGCTCTTACAG GAGCTGCTGAAACACACCACTGACCCCACAGACAAGGAGAACCTCCGAACAGCCCTCGACGCCATGAGA GACCTGGCACAGTGTATAAATGAAGTGAAACGAGACAATGAGATCATTAAACAAATCACCACCTTTCAGATGTCCATAGAAAACTTG actCAGTCTTTGGCTCTCTTTGGTCGGCCCAAGATCGACGGCGAGCTGAAGATCTGCAGCTTGGAGAAAAAGTCCAAACAAGACAG GTACGCGTTCCTCTTCGACAAAGCTGTGATCATTTGTAAACGGAAGAGCGGAGAGACCTTTGAGCTTAAGGAGATCATTGAACTGAATCACTACCAGATACGAGACGAACCCAGTGGGGAGAAGGACAATAAAAAG TGGTCCTATTTGTTCCTCTTGCTGGACTGCTATAGCAAGTGTGGCTAcgatttctttttcaaaaccaGAGAACTGAAGAAGAAATGGCTGGAACAGTTCGAGATGGCCAT GTCAAACATGTGTCCTGATAACGCCACAACAAATAATCACGACTTCCAGATGCACTGCTTTGAGGAAACCACCACCTGCAAGGCCTGTTCGATGTTGTTAAG AGGGACGTTTTTCCAGGGCTATCAGTGCACTCGTTGTAAAATGGTGTCACATAAAGAGTGTTTAGGCAGAGTTCCAGCATGTGGACGAAGCTCGG GGTTTCCCAAGATGGAGGTGTGTCAGGAGTATTACGGTTTGCCGCCGCCCCCCGTGGGCTTCGGCCAGCCTCTTCAGCTCTTTAAAGGCGACATCATCGAGCTGACCCGGGCCGACGCCGACCTGGCCTGGTGGGAG GGACGGAACCTGACAACAGGTTTGATGGGATGGTTCCCATGTCAGAAGGTGCAGCCCTACATCTCT AGACCGGCCCCAGACCTGTCTGGTTTCCTCTG GTTTGCAGGTCACATGGACCGCAACGCAGCCAAAAACCTGCTGATGCCGCGCTCCAATGGGACCTTCCTGGTGCGGCAGAAAGATGCAGGAGAGTTTGCGATCAGCCTCAA GTTCAACATGGACATCAGACACATTAGGATCACCTCCTCCGAGGGCCTGTATCGCATCAACGAAAAGAAAGCATTCAGGAGTTTAGTC GAGATGATTGAGTTTTACCAGAAGAACTCGCTCAAAGAGTACTTCAGGGACGTGGACACGACACTGCAGACCCCGTACAAACAACCGGAGCAAAGCGGCTCATCTAACAACACACCAAACACCACACCGG GGGGCAGCATCAGAAGCCTGGGTGTGGCGAGGGCCAGGTACGACTACTCGGCCAGGGACCGCACGGAGCTCTCGCTGCAGGAGGGGGACACCATCAGGATCCTCTCCAAAAAGGGTCACAGCGGCTGGTGGAGAGGAGAGGTTTACGGACGG GTGGGGCTCTTTCCTGCCAACTACGTGGAAGAGGATTTCTCTGATTACTGCTGA